The genomic region TCTCCCTCGCGACCGGGAAGTTCGGGTTGGACGCCCGCGTGCTCGTCGAGCACACGGGCCGGAACCTGGTCGAGTTGGCCGAGGCGCACGCGCCGGAGGGGCCGGTCTTGGTCGTCGCCGGGCGCGGCGAGAACGGCTCCGGGGGCCTCGCCGCCGCACGCCTGTTGGGGCTCCGCGGGCGTCGCGTGTGGGTCGTGCCGACGCACGAGGCGGACAACTACAGCGGGACGCCCCGCGAGCAGTTGGAGCTCCTCAAGCACGTCCCGAGCGTGCGGGTGAAGACGAGCCTCCCGAAGATGAAGTTCTCGGTCGTCATCGACGCCGCGATCGGCACCAGCCTCGAGGGGCCTCCCCGCGGCCGGACGTTGGACGTCATCACCGTCCTCAACGCCATGGACGGCGGTTGCACGCTCATCAGCGTCGACGTGCCGACCGGCGTCAGCGTCCCCGATGGGGACGTGCCGGGCGAGGCGGTGCGGCCGACGATGACGTTGGCCGTCGCGCTGCCCAAGGGCGGCGTCGAGCCCGGCGGCGTCGGCGGACGGGTGTTCGTCGGCGATCTCGGGTTCCCGCCCGGCGTGTACGAAGCGCTCGGCCTCGAGCCGGTCACCTGGCCGTCGTTCGTCACCGAACTCGTCGACTGAGGCGCGCGGTGCGCGCCCATGCGGGCGGCCCCGCCGAACGGCGGGGCCGGGTCGTGTGGTAGGCGCGGGCGGGATTGAACCGCCGACCTCTACAGTGTCAATGTAGCGCTCTCCCACTGAGCTACGCGCCTGCGTCGTGCGCCCAACAACCGCGGACATGTGGAGGCGCCGACCGGATTCGAACCGGTGAATGGAGGTTTTGCAGACCTCTGCCTTACCACTTGGCTACGGCGCCAAGGCCTGAAAAGCGTAGCCCACGGCCCCTCCCCTGTCAACGGCATGGATTCGTTCCGGACTTCTTGGACGTCGACGAACGGGCCGCGTGAGCCGGCGTGGACCATCGACGTTCGCGTCCCCGATGCCGAGTGGGCCGGCAACGCGTGCAAGCGTGCGCGCGTGCTGCGTTCCGGGCCGGTCACGCTTGGCAGCGACGAGGTTGCGACGGCTGTGCGTACGCGGGGCGGCGGCAAGGTTGCGTGTCATCTCGCTCGGCGTCGCAGCAGGGTTCACCCGCTGGCGGTGTGCCGCCCGGATCTCCGTGCGGGATTGGGCGCTGCCACGACCCAATCGAGCGGGTCCATCGCGGCGCGGGTATCGCACCATCGAGCGATGGCTGCCGGTGTGTGTGTCGCTCAGGCGTTCGCATGCAACGCGTCAGTACCGTCTCATCCGACCGATGGACCGAACGGCGCGTGTCGTCCACCCGTCAACGGTTGTGCATAGACGGCCATGCCGGTCGGCGCTGCCCACGTGATCTACGGTGCCGTGATGGCCGAGGACCGTCCGGCTCCATGGGGGTTGAGTGGTCAACGGCCACGAAACGCGTGGGTGGCTCCGCGCATCGCGCGAGAAGCCACCCATGGAGGCGCAAGGGGCGGAACCCCTAGCGGATTCGCTCAGTAGCTCGCTGCGGCGAGTCCGTTCCACACGTCCGCGACGTACACCGTGTCGTCATCAACGTACAGGCCGGTGAGATTGGTGCCCGGAAGTCCGTTCGCCGTAAACGTCGTGAACGTAGTCCCACCATCCGAGGAAACCGATAGTCCACCATTCGTCGTAACGTAGATGACGCCGTCGTGCACAAAGACCGTTCTCGCATAGTTCCCGACCGGGATTTCCGAGTTGACGTAACTAGCTCCATCGTCGCTCGATACGCTCAGGTATGGAGTCGTGGCCGATCCGGTAGCGACGTATAGCGAACCCTCATGCACGGTGATGTCAGCGACGTGTGTCCTCTCGAGGCCAGCCGTTCGGTTCTCCCAATTCGATGGATCCGTCGTGGACGCGACGGCGAGGCCCGAGAACGTGCCCGCGTAGATGGTGCCGTCCTGGACCCAAACGCTCAGCGCATTGTTCGAAGGGAGTCCGTCGCCCGTCGTGTAGGACGTGAAGGTGTCGCCTCCGTCCGTCGAAATGCTGATCCCTCCACCGTACGTGGCGGCGTAGATCGTACCCTCTTCGACGAAGACGTCTTGGACATTGTAGCTTCCCAGCCCATTGTCCTCCGTGAAGTTCGCACCACCGTCCGTGGAGATGCTCAATCCTCCGGCCGTGGCGGCGTAGATGGCGTTCCCCTCGACGAACACGTTTGCGACCGAGATGCTGCCGAGTCCATTGGTGTATTTGGTGAAGTTGTCACCTCCATCCGTCGAGATGTACACACCACCCGAGCTTGCGATGTACACGGTGCTTCCTGAAACGAAGAGGGAGTTCACCATTTTCGTTCCAACGTCCAGTCCAGTCGCGGCTTTGCTCGTGAACGTCAGCGTGGTCGCGTCGAACGTTGCTGAGATTTCGCCCGAGTCTGCGGCGTGCGTGACGTCGTTTGCATCTACGAGGGTGAAGCTGTCTGCATCGATGCCGTTAAGCGTGTAGCCGCTCTTGGGCGTGACCGTGATATCCGCTGTGTATTCCGTGAGGATGCGGAACGTGGCGTGGTTTGGCGTCCATTGAGCCTCAGCAGTGTATTCGGTCGTACTGATGGAGGTCATTGGCGTTGCGCCGACCTGAGCCGCCGTCAACTCGTCTGGAAGTGCGAGCAGATTGATGGTGGTGTCGGTCGCAGGGAACTCGGCGGCGACGTCGCCGGATTCGGCATCGTGGGTGACGGTATCGGCGTCGCTGACCGTGAAGGTGTTCCCTTGGACGCCGGCCAGCGTGTAGCCGGTCTTCGGTGTGAGTGTGAGCGTGGCGGTGTACGCCGTACCGTCTTGGAACGGATCGTGCGCGGGGCTCCAGGTAATGCTGCCTGCGTACTGGTCGGTATCGACGCTGGAGGCGGGGGTTTGCCCGGTCACGGGTGCCGTGACGTTGGGGATGGCGAGCAGGTCGATGGTGGCGTCGGTCGCAGGGGAGGTGGCGGTGACGAGGCCCGCATGGGCGTCGTGCGTGACGGTATCGGCGTCGCTGAGCGTGAAGGTGTTCTCTTGGACGCCGGCCAGCGTGTAGCCGGTCTTCGGTGTGAGTGTGAGCGTGGCGGTGTACGCCGTACCGTCTTGGAACGGATCGTGCGCGGGGCTCCAGGTAATGCTGCCTGCGTACTGGTCGGTATCGACGCTGGAGACGGGGATGCCTCCGATGGCGGGTGGCGTGACGTTGGGGATGGTGAGGATGTCGATGGTGGTGTCGGTCGTAGCGAAGGTGGCGGTGACGATGCCTGCATGGGCGTCGTGCGTGACGGTATCGGCACCGCTAATCGTGAACGTGTTGGCGTCGACGTTGCTGAGCGTATAGCCGGTCTTTGGCTCGAGGGTGAGGGTCGCGGTGTACGCCGTGTTGCCTTGAAACGGGGCGTCGTCGGGGTTCCAGGCGATGGTACCGGCGTATTGGGTGGTATCCACGCTGGAGACGGGGGTGTGCCCGGTCACGGGTGCCGTGACGTTGGGGATCGCGAGCAGGTCGATGGTGGCGTCCGTGGCCGACTCCGGGGGTGTATCGACGGGAGGATCGGTCGACGAGGTCGTCGCTTCGAAGATCGCGTGGAGGATCCCGGAGTTCGCTTCGTGCGTGACGGTGGCGTTCGCAATCGTGAAGCGGTTCGCTGCCACGCCATGCACGGTGTACCCCGTCGCGGGTTCGAGCGACACGGTGGCTTCGTAGACCGTATCGATGCGGAATGCGGCATCGCTGGGGCTCCACTCGATCGATCCGGTGTACTGCTCGGTTTCGAAGGTGGTGATGGGTGCGCGTCCCGTGATGGGCGGGGACACCACGGCGAGCCTCAGTTCGTCGATGGTGCGTTCCGTGCCGGGGAAGGTGGCGATGATGGTGCCGCTGTCCGGATCGTACGTCACGGTGGCGCCTTCGATCGTGAAGGCGTCGACGCCGACACCGTGGAGGGTGTACCCCGGCTTGGCTTCAAGCGTGATGGTGGCGGTGTACGCCGTCTCGTTCCGGAAGGTGGCATGGTCGGGAGTCCAGGTGATGGTGCCGGTGTACTGCCCGGATTCGATGCTGGTGACGGGAAGGCTTCCTACCGTGGGTGCCGCGACGTCGGGGACGTCGACGGCGGTGATGGGTTCCGGTCGTTGGGCGTCGCGGGCAAGCATGTTACATCCCGTGAGGGTAAGCAAAACGCCAACGACGACGATAGGCCATAAAGGTTTCGGGCTAGTAATCATATTCACGATTACATATATACCACGACACCGGTAAAGGGCGTTAATTTAGCGCCGCGCAGCACCCGATGGCCCCCCACACCTACCGTCCCCACCTCAGGCCATCCCGCCCTACCCGTCCGAACACCTCCACGGCAATAGACCGACACGCGTGCGCCTCCGCGCGTGGGGGGCCCTTCGATGCGCGCCGAACCCAATGCGAGGCCACGCGGGCGCCCCCGCACGAGCGTTCGACGCGCCGCGTCGTGATTGCAACGAAGCTGACGCGTGACGAAGGTTCGGCGCACGGCCTACGCAGCCACGCGAGGTATACGCCCGGCGCGCACCGATACACTCACCCCATGCCGGATGCACCCAAGCGGTTCGCTCACCTCCACCAACACACCGCCTACAGCCTCCTCGACGGTGCCGCCCGCATCGACGACCTGATCCGCTGGGTCGCCGAGGTCAGCCCGGACGACCCGACGGTCGCCATGACCGATCACGGCAACATGCACGGCGCCGTCGAGTTCTACAAGACCGCCGTCAAGCACGGCGTGAAACCGATCCTCGGGTTCGAGGCGTACGTCACACCCGGCAGCCGCTTCGAGCGGCGCAAACCCAGCAGCACCCTCGACGGCGGCTTCTTCCACCTGACGCTGCTGGCGAAGAACATGACCGGGTACCGCAACCTCGCCAAGCTCAACAGCCGCGCGTGGCTCGAGGGCTTCTACATGAAGCCCCGCGTCGATCACGAACTCCTCGCCGAGCACGCCGAGGGCGTCATCGCCCTCACCGGCTGCCTCGGGGCGCAACTCCCGCGCACCCTCCTCGACGTCGGCGAGGAGGCGGGCGAGGAGGTGCTGCGGCAGCACCTCGACATCTTCGGGGAGAACCTCTTCGTCGAGCTGCAGGATCACGGCCTCGAGGAACAGAAGATCCTCAACCCGCAACTGAAGGCGCTCGCCGAGCGCTACGGCCTGGGGATGGTCGCCACGAACGACGGGCACTACGTCCGCAAGGAGGACGCCAAGGCGCACGAGGCGCTCCTCGCCATCCAAACCAAGACGACGCTGTCGGACGAAAGCCGCTTCAAGTTCCCCTGCGACGAGTTCTACGTCAAGACGCCGGACGAGATGGCGGTCGCCATCCCCGACGCCGCCTACCCCTCCGCCCTCGACAACACCGTGACGGTCGCGGAGATGTGCGACGTGCAGCTCCCCGTCGGCGACGCCCGCGTCTACCAGATGCCGGAACTGCCGATCCCCGAGGGCCGCACCCTCGCCGAACAACTCCGCATCCAGACCTACGAGGGCCTGCTGCAGCGCTACCCGCACGCGATCGACGAGGCGCTCCTGCGCCGCTACGCGCACGCCGCCGACGCGCACGCCGGCCCGCTCGGCGTCGACGCCGACGCCGCCCCCCTGGGCGACGTCCTGCTGCACCTCGCGCGGGCGGGCGAGCGCGGGCGCACCCCGAAGACCGAAGGCCAGACGTACGACGCGTTCGTCTACCCGCACCTCGACGCCCTCCGGGACGCCCTTCAGAGCGACGCGAGCGACGCCGACCCCGCCCCCCAGGACGACCCGATCACGATCCTCGCGCGCGCGGAGTACGAGCTCGGCGTGATCATCGCGATGGGGTTCCCCGACTACTTTCTCATCGTCGCGGACTTCATCAACTGGGCGAAGGACCAGGGAATCGCCGTCGGTCCCGGCCGCGGCTCCGGCGCCGGATCGATCGTCGCGTACGCCATCCGCGTGACCGACATCGAACCGCTGGCCTTCGGGCTGCTGTTCGAACGCTTCCTGAACCCCGAACGCGTCAGCATGCCCGACTTCGACGTCGACTTCAGCGACGCGCGCCGCAACGAGGTGATCGACTACGTCCGCGCGAAGTACGGCGAGGACCGCGTCGCGCACATCGCGACGTTCGGGACGATGGCCTCCCGCGCGGCGATCAAGGACGCCGCACGGGTGATGGAGGCGTCGTTCGCGGAGGCCGACCGCGTCAGCAAGCTCGTCCCCACCCTCTTCGGGCGGTCGGTCCCCATCGCGCAGGCGCTCGAGGAGGTCCCCGAACTGCAGGAGGCCTACCGCGGCGGCGCGCGCGAGTACGTCGACGTCGCGCAGTCGCTCGAGGGGCTCACGCGGCACGCGTCGGTGCACGCCGCCGGCGTCATCATCTCCCGCGATCCCGTGCAGGAGCTCGCCCCGGTCTTCCGGAGCGGCGACGGCCCCGTCGTCGCGCAGTACGACATGAGCTCCATCGAGGACCTCGGGTTCCTGAAGATGGACTTCCTGGGCCTGCGCAC from Trueperaceae bacterium harbors:
- a CDS encoding NAD(P)H-hydrate epimerase; this translates as MTTDVTRDAFPTLAWTDVPKVGAPQMQQAVSLATGKFGLDARVLVEHTGRNLVELAEAHAPEGPVLVVAGRGENGSGGLAAARLLGLRGRRVWVVPTHEADNYSGTPREQLELLKHVPSVRVKTSLPKMKFSVVIDAAIGTSLEGPPRGRTLDVITVLNAMDGGCTLISVDVPTGVSVPDGDVPGEAVRPTMTLAVALPKGGVEPGGVGGRVFVGDLGFPPGVYEALGLEPVTWPSFVTELVD
- the dnaE gene encoding DNA polymerase III subunit alpha, which codes for MPDAPKRFAHLHQHTAYSLLDGAARIDDLIRWVAEVSPDDPTVAMTDHGNMHGAVEFYKTAVKHGVKPILGFEAYVTPGSRFERRKPSSTLDGGFFHLTLLAKNMTGYRNLAKLNSRAWLEGFYMKPRVDHELLAEHAEGVIALTGCLGAQLPRTLLDVGEEAGEEVLRQHLDIFGENLFVELQDHGLEEQKILNPQLKALAERYGLGMVATNDGHYVRKEDAKAHEALLAIQTKTTLSDESRFKFPCDEFYVKTPDEMAVAIPDAAYPSALDNTVTVAEMCDVQLPVGDARVYQMPELPIPEGRTLAEQLRIQTYEGLLQRYPHAIDEALLRRYAHAADAHAGPLGVDADAAPLGDVLLHLARAGERGRTPKTEGQTYDAFVYPHLDALRDALQSDASDADPAPQDDPITILARAEYELGVIIAMGFPDYFLIVADFINWAKDQGIAVGPGRGSGAGSIVAYAIRVTDIEPLAFGLLFERFLNPERVSMPDFDVDFSDARRNEVIDYVRAKYGEDRVAHIATFGTMASRAAIKDAARVMEASFAEADRVSKLVPTLFGRSVPIAQALEEVPELQEAYRGGAREYVDVAQSLEGLTRHASVHAAGVIISRDPVQELAPVFRSGDGPVVAQYDMSSIEDLGFLKMDFLGLRTLSFIEAAVRIVVATRGERLDPTTFPHDDAATFELLSRGDAAGVFQFESGGMVDTLKKLKPRRIQDLIAVSALYRPGPMENIPTYIRRHHGQEEVRYDEYPASAALLAPILEETYGIPVYQEQIMQIAQAVAGYSLGEADLLRRAMGKKKVEEMERQRTIFEAGAGAKGIPSEEANRIFDLLEAFANYGFNKSHSAAYGELSFQTAYLKAHYPVEFAAALLTVERGDSDKVAEYVADTRRMGIEVLPPDVNESRGDFTPVGGVVRFGLHGVKNVGDAAVERIVEEREARGPFHDLFDFTRRIDATLVNKRALEHLVKAGAFDALGDRGALLANLEPALKWGAARRESHAAGQMALFAEEELLPPALTPAEPLSDLDRLRMEKEALGLYISAHPMGSYPGLAEAASCRAADLETWLAEQRAAGATGGRLRVVLSGIVQNVAKRPTRKGSMMARFEVADESGAREVVAFSRVFDAIAAHLEEDAPVVLVAEASEEEDAVRLVAERLIRWDARGAVPEVAVLHFDPFEIGEHQLLELRSLLDERTGTTPVQLRFRSPRGHVTWAAEGVRVDPGALSDLEAHCPWLTTRVTVDRARLLAAERPAPRRGGREDGGDAPSRADVPF